In Novosphingobium resinovorum, the following are encoded in one genomic region:
- a CDS encoding thermonuclease family protein, translating to MSLLLFAAAAGLCVANVHDGDTLTLCNREKVRIANIDAPELRDSPRCAPQQRQRFAGSRNPAWCDYGAGEQSREALRSLLANGRVTIERLGQDRYGRTLAQIYVGDQDAGEYLIARGLARPWRN from the coding sequence ATGTCGCTCCTCCTATTCGCCGCCGCCGCAGGTCTCTGCGTCGCCAATGTTCATGACGGCGACACCCTCACACTTTGCAACCGCGAAAAGGTGCGTATCGCCAACATCGATGCCCCCGAACTTAGGGATTCGCCGCGATGCGCACCTCAGCAGCGCCAGCGTTTCGCTGGATCCAGGAACCCGGCATGGTGCGACTACGGCGCCGGCGAACAAAGCCGCGAAGCTCTACGATCTCTCCTTGCAAACGGTCGCGTCACGATCGAGCGCCTTGGGCAAGACCGCTACGGCCGCACGCTGGCGCAGATCTATGTCGGTGATCAGGACGCCGGTGAATATCTGATCGCGCGTGGACTGGCGCGACCTTGGCGGAATTGA
- a CDS encoding site-specific integrase: MQRHEILGGKVQVYRRIDGGNWHCSASVGGRQHRATTRTDSVSLAKQVAEDWYLGLRGKLHAGILKTEKTFKEASAQFLREYEIITEGQRSKRWTEGHGIRLRVHLLPFFGDLGLSEITGGKVQEYRVHRMSSRGIANPHSKSNRPVSDKAPARKTLHNEIVTLRQVLRTAVSHGWLSHLPDISSPYRASSKVEHRPWFSPAEYKQLYKATGAYAREPFHAHFQWNAQQVHDYVLFMANTGLRPDEASNLEHRDVEIVIDDETGQQILEIEVRGKRGVGFCKSMPNAVRPYERLLNRPRPVQGESRRAAQRRRRAGIDEAIEAPEAQLPKPTDKVFPGNHVKLFNGVLARAELKFDRDGKARTAYSLRHTYICLRLMEGADVYAVARNCRTSVEMIQKHYAAHIKNMISAASVNVRKVKPKRRRQPVPVAFEDDDLIDV; this comes from the coding sequence ATGCAGAGGCACGAGATCTTAGGTGGAAAGGTCCAGGTTTACCGGCGCATCGACGGCGGCAACTGGCATTGCTCCGCATCGGTTGGTGGCAGGCAGCACCGAGCCACCACCAGGACCGACAGCGTATCGCTGGCCAAGCAAGTTGCCGAAGATTGGTATCTCGGTCTGCGCGGCAAATTGCATGCCGGCATCCTCAAGACCGAGAAGACCTTCAAGGAAGCGTCCGCTCAGTTCCTGCGTGAATACGAGATCATCACCGAGGGCCAGCGCAGCAAACGCTGGACCGAGGGACACGGTATTCGCCTTCGCGTGCATTTGCTGCCGTTCTTTGGCGACCTTGGTCTTTCCGAGATCACCGGCGGCAAAGTGCAGGAATACCGGGTGCACCGGATGTCGTCGCGGGGCATCGCCAATCCGCATTCGAAGAGCAATCGCCCGGTCTCGGACAAGGCGCCTGCCCGAAAAACCCTTCACAACGAAATCGTGACGCTGCGCCAGGTGCTGCGCACCGCCGTGAGCCATGGCTGGCTGTCGCACCTGCCCGACATCTCCAGTCCTTATCGCGCTTCGAGCAAGGTGGAGCATCGGCCCTGGTTCAGTCCCGCCGAATACAAGCAGCTCTACAAGGCCACCGGGGCCTATGCGAGGGAGCCGTTCCACGCGCACTTTCAATGGAACGCGCAGCAGGTGCATGACTACGTCCTGTTTATGGCCAACACCGGCCTGAGGCCCGATGAAGCCTCCAACCTTGAGCACCGCGATGTTGAGATCGTCATCGACGATGAGACGGGACAGCAGATCCTGGAAATCGAGGTTCGCGGTAAGCGGGGGGTGGGCTTCTGCAAATCTATGCCCAATGCTGTGCGACCCTATGAGCGGCTGCTCAATCGTCCGAGGCCCGTGCAGGGGGAAAGTCGCCGCGCGGCGCAGCGAAGGCGCCGGGCTGGAATTGATGAGGCGATTGAAGCGCCTGAGGCTCAGCTTCCGAAGCCGACCGACAAAGTCTTCCCCGGCAATCATGTGAAGCTGTTCAACGGCGTGCTTGCGAGGGCGGAGCTGAAATTTGACCGGGATGGCAAGGCCCGAACCGCCTACTCGCTGCGCCACACGTATATCTGTCTGCGGCTCATGGAAGGCGCCGATGTCTACGCGGTTGCCCGTAACTGCCGCACCAGCGTCGAGATGATCCAGAAGCATTACGCCGCCCACATCAAGAACATGATCAGCGCCGCGTCGGTGAATGTACGCAAGGTCAAGCCGAAGCGCCGCCGGCAGCCTGTGCCCGTGGCATTCGAAGATGATGATCTGATCGACGTCTAG
- a CDS encoding DEAD/DEAH box helicase family protein translates to MVDWNEVASILDRIAGTSDDTVLDHGQKASVTELACRIRAGQRSALLADEVGMGKTRIAAALIAAVREAGGRSAIVLPAGLGAQWQQELKRFNTDDKTLLPLRSYDGFISGFLHDTDAEGSARRLHSHKEWLSDRRKQRELPENGWAAEEIIMISHSFANMQFPNRGEGPAGGWRRELLPNVARLIDGRRRNFMRENFHSGEVGYVYASRRAARHIAQTILDHELPRDAINGDQKWLSADDYKNRILPLIGYGLGQFDLIVVDEAHKARGADSSLSRILGPVSWEADDPFRLGMTATPVELDSSQWIDTLERLNGRDDDQDITALAELTEWITGYVDVVRRIQTEELDETLTGEFETSARQFYAALRPHVLRRDKRSDPEFCVFKDSHGDYREVTDIPVSPEAEGFTRDWLRRFCAAEALSLLPQDDPRVKRVRLAVAQGYGFGFGEDEEDSHSGMTDANLVGPAGFWTEAFTAESNDIYSHPAILAAVRQIEAYTRAGEKVLVFGRFLTPMNVLTRLLDAREMLRRLRDGQHWPASGIGESNIAAVIAAMRDPDLAVAGGVDEIDVMLKTRYQEWASERRAELARLHRELEDLALEGGAAAFLSEILRHEDGKQDLQFGALLEALGGRREVAGASWTGREMLGLFEKLLLELAGDDEAENNDTQKARLDAWLNDYSGREGNFARMMSGATAPQTRRMLQSAFNRSSSWPMVLLAQSRVGREGLNLHEACRTVILLHAEWNPGIVEQQIGRVDRKNSLWLREWRKWRDHGDGLPPRIRVHPVVVSGTYDDHNWQVLKARWLELRAQLHGDVLRPVPGRSEVIDDKRTCADRVRRAVPDFSPGRRGG, encoded by the coding sequence ATGGTGGACTGGAACGAAGTCGCGAGCATTCTGGATCGTATCGCAGGGACGTCTGATGATACCGTGCTAGATCATGGCCAGAAGGCGAGTGTCACAGAACTAGCGTGCCGTATCCGGGCGGGCCAACGCTCGGCCCTGTTGGCTGATGAGGTGGGTATGGGCAAGACCCGCATTGCGGCGGCGCTGATCGCAGCGGTGCGGGAGGCGGGCGGGCGCAGCGCCATTGTTCTGCCCGCGGGCCTTGGGGCACAATGGCAACAGGAACTGAAACGGTTCAACACCGACGACAAGACATTGCTGCCGCTGCGCAGCTATGATGGTTTCATCTCCGGTTTTTTGCACGATACCGATGCGGAGGGGAGCGCAAGACGGTTACACAGCCATAAGGAGTGGCTTTCGGATCGCCGCAAGCAGCGTGAGTTGCCGGAGAACGGCTGGGCCGCCGAAGAGATCATAATGATATCTCATTCCTTCGCGAACATGCAGTTTCCCAATCGTGGAGAAGGCCCCGCTGGAGGCTGGCGCCGGGAACTCTTACCCAACGTCGCCCGCCTGATTGACGGCCGACGGCGCAACTTCATGCGCGAAAATTTCCATTCGGGTGAGGTGGGCTATGTATATGCCAGTCGCCGTGCGGCGCGGCACATTGCCCAAACGATTCTGGACCACGAACTGCCGCGCGATGCCATTAACGGCGATCAGAAATGGCTTTCGGCGGACGATTACAAGAACAGGATCCTGCCGCTGATCGGCTATGGCCTGGGTCAGTTTGATCTCATAGTCGTTGACGAAGCCCACAAGGCGCGCGGCGCAGATTCAAGCCTTTCGCGCATTCTCGGCCCGGTAAGCTGGGAAGCGGATGATCCTTTTCGTCTGGGCATGACCGCAACCCCGGTCGAGCTGGACTCCAGCCAGTGGATCGACACGCTGGAGCGACTCAATGGTCGCGATGATGATCAGGATATTACTGCGCTCGCAGAGCTGACGGAATGGATCACCGGCTATGTGGATGTTGTTCGTCGGATTCAAACCGAAGAACTGGACGAGACGCTGACCGGGGAATTCGAGACCTCCGCCCGGCAGTTCTACGCAGCATTGCGACCACACGTCCTGCGCCGGGACAAACGAAGTGACCCCGAATTCTGCGTCTTCAAAGACAGTCATGGTGATTATCGTGAGGTCACCGATATCCCGGTTTCACCGGAGGCAGAGGGTTTTACCCGTGACTGGTTGCGCCGCTTTTGTGCGGCTGAGGCGCTGTCGTTACTCCCTCAGGATGATCCGCGTGTGAAACGGGTCAGGCTCGCCGTTGCCCAGGGGTATGGGTTCGGCTTTGGAGAGGATGAGGAAGACAGCCATTCTGGCATGACAGATGCAAACCTCGTTGGTCCGGCGGGGTTTTGGACGGAAGCTTTTACCGCTGAGAGCAACGACATCTATAGCCACCCTGCGATCCTGGCGGCAGTGAGACAAATCGAGGCCTATACACGGGCCGGCGAGAAAGTGCTCGTCTTCGGCAGGTTCCTGACGCCGATGAATGTGCTGACCAGACTGCTGGACGCGCGTGAGATGCTGCGTCGTTTGCGAGACGGACAGCACTGGCCTGCCAGTGGGATCGGGGAAAGCAATATAGCAGCCGTCATTGCGGCGATGAGAGATCCTGATCTTGCGGTGGCGGGTGGGGTCGACGAAATCGATGTGATGTTGAAAACCCGCTATCAGGAGTGGGCGAGCGAGCGACGGGCTGAACTCGCACGGCTTCATCGGGAGTTGGAAGACCTTGCGCTGGAGGGAGGAGCTGCTGCATTTCTGTCAGAGATTCTGCGCCATGAGGACGGCAAACAAGACCTTCAATTCGGGGCTTTGCTCGAGGCACTTGGTGGCAGGCGGGAAGTTGCGGGCGCTTCCTGGACGGGGCGGGAAATGCTCGGGCTGTTCGAAAAACTGCTCCTGGAGCTTGCCGGCGATGATGAAGCAGAGAACAACGATACGCAGAAAGCCCGGCTGGATGCCTGGCTGAACGATTATTCCGGGCGCGAGGGCAACTTCGCCAGGATGATGTCAGGTGCAACCGCACCGCAAACGCGGCGTATGCTGCAATCTGCATTCAACCGGTCGTCCAGTTGGCCGATGGTGCTCCTCGCGCAATCCCGCGTCGGGCGTGAGGGCCTGAATCTGCATGAGGCCTGTCGCACAGTGATTCTACTGCACGCGGAGTGGAATCCCGGCATTGTCGAGCAGCAGATTGGGCGTGTGGATCGCAAGAACAGTCTTTGGCTTCGCGAATGGCGGAAATGGAGGGATCATGGTGATGGTCTCCCGCCCCGCATTCGGGTTCACCCTGTTGTCGTCAGTGGCACATACGACGATCACAACTGGCAGGTTCTCAAGGCGCGTTGGCTGGAACTGAGGGCGCAGTTGCATGGCGATGTCCTGCGTCCCGTTCCAGGTCGGTCAGAGGTGATAGATGACAAACGAACCTGCGCTGACCGCGTTCGGCGCGCAGTGCCGGATTTTTCGCCGGGAAGACGTGGCGGTTGA